In Mus musculus strain C57BL/6J chromosome 9, GRCm38.p6 C57BL/6J, one genomic interval encodes:
- the 1700102P08Rik gene encoding uncharacterized protein C3orf62 homolog isoform X1, whose amino-acid sequence MVAFREMSEKLRRCRKELTAAIDRAFEGVRHSQECTAQQRLDAPSLTSQPVHRLLCRNPLAACPSAAPYSGASCAPESENPAFGTHHIPVNSKLQQPLYPKRKPLTSKENVLMQSSILARDRQFWRAAGDGEDWRKDSLRKDMERDLKADPNVLLSSSSQEVTKDLLDMIDHTSIRTIEELAGKLEFENELNRVCGHCQDSPFKEEAWALLVDESPQKALDADPGSLKQALDDQNIVETVLDLEEDYNLMTSFKYQIE is encoded by the exons atggtCGCTTTTAGGGAAATGTCTGAAAAACTACGAAGATGCAGAAAGGAGCTGACTGCTGCTATAGACCGAGCCTTTGAAGGAGTCAGGCATTCTCAGGAGTGCACAGCCCAGCAGAGGCTGGACGCCCCGTCGCTCACCTCCCAGCCGGTACACAGGCTCCTCTGCAGAAACCCACTGGCTGCCTGCCCCTCTGCTGCCCCATACTCTGGTGCCTCGTGTGCTCCTGAGAGTGAGAACCCGGCCTTCGGGACACACCATATTCCGGTTAATTCAAAACTTCAGCAGCCTCTATACCCCAAAAGGAAACCTCTGACCAGCAAGGAAAATGTCTTGATGCAGTCTTCCATTTTGGCACGTGACAGACAGTTTTGGAGAGCTGCAGGTGATGGGGAAGACTGGAGAAAAGATAGTTTAAG GAAGGATATGGAGAGAGATTTAAAAGCTGACCCAAATGTACTGCTCAGCAGTTCTAGCCAAGAGGTCACAAAGGATCTGCTAGACATGATTG ACCATACAAGTATCCGAACTATTGAAGAATTGGCTGGAAAACTAGAATTTGAAAATGAATTGAACCGTGTGTGTGGACACTGCCAAGATTCACCCTTCAAGGAGGAAGCCTGGGCCCTGCTTGTGGATGAGAGTCCTCAGAAGGCTCTGGATGCTGACCCTGGTAGCCTCAAGCAGGCTTTGGATGATCAGAATATAGTTGAGACTGTTCTGGACTTGGAAGAAGACTACAACTTGATGACTTCTTTTAAATACCAAATAGAGTGA
- the 1700102P08Rik gene encoding uncharacterized protein C3orf62 homolog isoform X2 yields MVAFREMSEKLRRCRKELTAAIDRAFEGVRHSQECTAQQRLDAPSLTSQPVHRLLCRNPLAACPSAAPYSGASCAPESENPAFGTHHIPVNSKLQQPLYPKRKPLTSKENVLMQSSILARDRQFWRAAGDGEDWRKDSLRKDMERDLKADPNVLLSSSSQEVTKDLLDMIEQ; encoded by the exons atggtCGCTTTTAGGGAAATGTCTGAAAAACTACGAAGATGCAGAAAGGAGCTGACTGCTGCTATAGACCGAGCCTTTGAAGGAGTCAGGCATTCTCAGGAGTGCACAGCCCAGCAGAGGCTGGACGCCCCGTCGCTCACCTCCCAGCCGGTACACAGGCTCCTCTGCAGAAACCCACTGGCTGCCTGCCCCTCTGCTGCCCCATACTCTGGTGCCTCGTGTGCTCCTGAGAGTGAGAACCCGGCCTTCGGGACACACCATATTCCGGTTAATTCAAAACTTCAGCAGCCTCTATACCCCAAAAGGAAACCTCTGACCAGCAAGGAAAATGTCTTGATGCAGTCTTCCATTTTGGCACGTGACAGACAGTTTTGGAGAGCTGCAGGTGATGGGGAAGACTGGAGAAAAGATAGTTTAAG GAAGGATATGGAGAGAGATTTAAAAGCTGACCCAAATGTACTGCTCAGCAGTTCTAGCCAAGAGGTCACAAAGGATCTGCTAGACATGATTG aaCAATGA
- the 1700102P08Rik gene encoding uncharacterized protein C3orf62 homolog has product MSEKLRRCRKELTAAIDRAFEGVRHSQECTAQQRLDAPSLTSQPVHRLLCRNPLAACPSAAPYSGASCAPESENPAFGTHHIPVNSKLQQPLYPKRKPLTSKENVLMQSSILARDRQFWRAAGDGEDWRKDSLRKDMERDLKADPNVLLSSSSQEVTKDLLDMIDHTSIRTIEELAGKLEFENELNRVCGHCQDSPFKEEAWALLVDESPQKALDADPGSLKQALDDQNIVETVLDLEEDYNLMTSFKYQIE; this is encoded by the exons ATGTCTGAAAAACTACGAAGATGCAGAAAGGAGCTGACTGCTGCTATAGACCGAGCCTTTGAAGGAGTCAGGCATTCTCAGGAGTGCACAGCCCAGCAGAGGCTGGACGCCCCGTCGCTCACCTCCCAGCCGGTACACAGGCTCCTCTGCAGAAACCCACTGGCTGCCTGCCCCTCTGCTGCCCCATACTCTGGTGCCTCGTGTGCTCCTGAGAGTGAGAACCCGGCCTTCGGGACACACCATATTCCGGTTAATTCAAAACTTCAGCAGCCTCTATACCCCAAAAGGAAACCTCTGACCAGCAAGGAAAATGTCTTGATGCAGTCTTCCATTTTGGCACGTGACAGACAGTTTTGGAGAGCTGCAGGTGATGGGGAAGACTGGAGAAAAGATAGTTTAAG GAAGGATATGGAGAGAGATTTAAAAGCTGACCCAAATGTACTGCTCAGCAGTTCTAGCCAAGAGGTCACAAAGGATCTGCTAGACATGATTG ACCATACAAGTATCCGAACTATTGAAGAATTGGCTGGAAAACTAGAATTTGAAAATGAATTGAACCGTGTGTGTGGACACTGCCAAGATTCACCCTTCAAGGAGGAAGCCTGGGCCCTGCTTGTGGATGAGAGTCCTCAGAAGGCTCTGGATGCTGACCCTGGTAGCCTCAAGCAGGCTTTGGATGATCAGAATATAGTTGAGACTGTTCTGGACTTGGAAGAAGACTACAACTTGATGACTTCTTTTAAATACCAAATAGAGTGA
- the Iho1 gene encoding interactor of HORMAD1 protein 1 isoform X3, translating to MVESVRDKGSMEQAILEIQRTCAARQAEFMEMKSTLKNLEVLVVEQTKNLQQFCDNLSQLIVPGILEELKKFTSVPQVAGHLKDSTSQTSPSLTQSLHFTRQEKHPSEEPATWQAQEAPAGNPSTSSQRPGECGVWDEGAESGVFQKAALPTDGLHRGDGHVKNKTVPTYCKNWVMTTRSVSNHFSNLPSQRAGNGQGLMAQGASQRDVSKFEARVKNACPEYGPQSMCSFDSLEQSATEQKGRPCRKRRRGKKQQPQRSKRGGLLDRKQGQTSKAACAFIARHHCPQSPVCDPQGPLICWLTPRSSTKSTCHILGGTGETSQTARAAQGNLVQHSQRSSTDSSSQGDQQINWFSDLSLENLEPPQCKKGGTNLLCDPDFDSSDDNF from the exons ATGGTTGAGTCAGTGAGAGACAAAGGCAGCATGGAGCAGGCCATCCTTGAGATCCAGCGGACATGTGCAGCT AGACAAGCAGAATTTATGGAGATGAAATCCACCCTGAAGAACCTTGAAGTTTTAGTTGTGGAGCAGACTAAGAACTTGCAGCAGTTTTGTGACAACCTGAGCCAGCTCATTGTGCCTGGTATCCTAGAAGAGCTGAAAAAATTCACCTCTGTGCCTCAGGTGGCTGGGCATCTGAAAGACAGCACCTCTCAGACCTCACCATCTCTGACCCAGAGCCTCCATTTTACCAGGCAGGAAAAGCATCCCTCTGAGGAGCCAGCTACTTGGCAGGCCCAGGAGGCTCCTGCAGGAAATCCCAGTACGAGTTCCCAGAGGCCTGGGGAGTGTGGTGTCTGGGATGAAGGAGCAGAGAGTGGTGTTTTTCAAAAGGCTGCATTGCCAACAGATGGGCTCCATAGAGGCGATGGGCATGTAAAGAACAAGACCGTGCCGACTTACTGCAAGAACTGGGTCATGACCACCAGAAGCGTCAGTAACCACTTCTCTAACCTCCCAAGCCAGAGGGCTGGCAATGGCCAAGGTCTGATGGCCCAAGGAGCTTCACAGCGGGACGtaagtaagtttgaagccagagtGAAGAATGCCTGCCCCGAATATGGGCCCCAAAGCATGTGTTCTTTTGACTCACTTGAACAGTCAGCAACCGAACAGAAAGGCAGGCCCTGCAGAAAAAGGAGGAGAGGCAAGAAGCAACAACCCCAGAGATCAAAGAGAGGTGGGCTTCTAGATAGGAAGCAAGGACAGACCTCAAAGGCGGCCTGTGCTTTCATAGCTAGGCATCACTGCCCCCAGTCTCCAGTGTGTGATCCACAGGGGCCCCTCATCTGTTGGCTGACTCCGAGAAGTTCCACAAAGTCAACCTGTCACATTTTGGGAGGAACGGGAGAGACCAGTCAGACAGCAAGGGCAGCACAAGGGAACCTCGTGCAGCATTCCCAGCGCTCTTCCACAGACAGCAGCTCCCAGGGAGACCAGCAGATAAATTGGTTCAGTGACCTCAGCCTTGAAAACCTAGAGCCGCCACAGTGTAAGAAGGGAGGGACGAATTTGCTCTGTGACCCGGATTTTGATAGCAGCGATGATAATTTCTAA